The following nucleotide sequence is from Chloracidobacterium validum.
TCCAACTACAAAACTTGTTGCGCCACGGTCGGCAGCTCTGGGAGCTGGGCGAACTCGACGCTGCCCGCGAGGCATTCCGGCAGGCGCTCAAGTGCGATGCCGAGTCGGCCGTGACCTACCAGTGGTTAGGTCTGGTGCTGCGTGACTTGGGCGAGCTGCGCGAAGCCGTCCGTATGTGGCGCACGGCCGAGACGCTGGCGCCGAGTGATCCGCAAATCCTGCTCAATCTTGGCGTTGGGTTATTTGAGCTGGGGAGGTTCTTCATCGCCAATCGAACCGACGAACCACTCCAACTGCTCCGCCGGGCGGTTGAATGCGCGCCGTCGCCGTATGGCAAGGCGTGGTTTAGTCTTGGAAATGTCTGTTACGTCCACGGTGACTACGCCGCCGCGCGGGATGCGTATCAGACGGCGCTGGCTGCCGAGCCGGGGTTGGGGGTGGCGTATCGGAATCTGGGGAATGCGCTTTTCCGGCTTGGCGAGCCGGCGGCGGCGCTCGATGCCTATCGCCAGGCGCTGGCGACCGGCGATGCCCAAGTTGCCACCTACCACAATTTGGGCCTGGCTGCGCTGAGCCTGCGCGATGCTGAAACGGCCGAGACGGCATTTCAGACTGCCGTTGCCATGCGTCCAACCGATGGCGAAAGTTGGTTGGGGCTAGGTAACGCCAAGGCGCTTCAGGGCGATTTTCCGGCGGCGCAGGCGGCCTTTGCGGAAGCCCTGTCCAGTCGTGGCGGGCAGTATGGCGAAGCCGCGCTGGAGTTGGGTAAGTCGTCTTTGGTGATGGGGCAAGCGCAAGCGGCCGTGGAGGTGCTCGCGCGTCACTTGACCGAGTCGCCGCTGCCAGGTCTCTACATTGGTTTGAGCCGCGCCTATGTCAAACTGGGTCAGTTGGCGGAAGCCGCCCGGACGCTGCGGGCCTTTGTCACGACGCCGGGTGGGAATACGGCGCAG
It contains:
- a CDS encoding tetratricopeptide repeat protein, translated to MADRTVTTALDRASVRHLARSPEIQLQNLLRHGRQLWELGELDAAREAFRQALKCDAESAVTYQWLGLVLRDLGELREAVRMWRTAETLAPSDPQILLNLGVGLFELGRFFIANRTDEPLQLLRRAVECAPSPYGKAWFSLGNVCYVHGDYAAARDAYQTALAAEPGLGVAYRNLGNALFRLGEPAAALDAYRQALATGDAQVATYHNLGLAALSLRDAETAETAFQTAVAMRPTDGESWLGLGNAKALQGDFPAAQAAFAEALSSRGGQYGEAALELGKSSLVMGQAQAAVEVLARHLTESPLPGLYIGLSRAYVKLGQLAEAARTLRAFVTTPGGNTAQGYYELGLVLAQCEPPHAAELAFRTAIEKRNGVYPEAWHRLGRALMRQNKPLLAVEAFQQAIAQRPDFAEALKDLGQALYRSSDLHAADAALNAALRVERTTGQLNVQAVWQIEPELLSGLRQAACLYDLPPSP